A DNA window from Ipomoea triloba cultivar NCNSP0323 chromosome 10, ASM357664v1 contains the following coding sequences:
- the LOC116031597 gene encoding catalase, translating into MDPSKYRPSSSFNTPFCTTNSGAPVWNNTCALTVGSRGPILLEDYHLVEKIQNFTRERIPERVVHARGASAKGFFEVTHDITHLTCADFLRAPGVQTPLIVRFSTVIHERGSPETIRDPRGFAVKMYTREGNWDLVGNNFPVFFIRDGTQFPDVIHAFKPNPKSHIQENWRILDYLSHLPESLNTFAWFYDDVGIPTDYRHMEGFGVHTFTMINKEGKASYVKFHWKPTCGVKCLLEEEAIRIGGENHSHATQDLYESIAAGNYPEWKLYIQVMDPDHEDRFDFDPLDTTKIWPEELIPLQPVGRMVLNKNIDNFFAENEMLAMDPAHIVPGIYFSDDKMLQARVFAYADTHRHRLGPNYMLLPVNAPKCAYHNNSYDGYMNFVHRDEEVDYFPSKFDNTRNAERFPTPLRIVTGRRDKCVIEKENNFKQPGDRYRSWAPDRQDRFINRWVKALSEPRVTHEIRSTWISYLTQADRSLGQKVASRLNIRPTM; encoded by the exons ATGGATCCTTCAAAG TATCGTCCATCAAGTAGCTTCAACACACCTTTCTGCACTACCAATTCCGGAGCTCCGGTATGGAACAACACCTGCGCACTGACCGTCGGCAGCAGAG GACCAATTCTGCTAGAAGATTATCACTTGGTGGAGAAAATTCAAAACTTCACTCGTGAAAGGATCCCAGAACGAGTGGTGCATGCCAGGGGTGCAAGTGCCAAGGGCTTCTTTGAGGTCACTCATGACATTACACACCTCACCTGCGCCGACTTCCTCCGTGCCCCCGGCGTTCAGACGCCTCTCATCGTTCGTTTCTCCACCGTCATCCATGAACGTGGTAGCCCCGAAACGATCAGAGATCCCCGTGGTTTCGCCGTCAAGATGTACACCCGTGAG GGAAACTGGGATTTGGTGGGCAACAATTTCCCGGTGTTCTTTATCCGGGACGGAACGCAGTTCCCGGACGTGATCCACGCGTTCAAGCCAAACCCGAAATCCCACATCCAGGAGAACTGGAGAATCCTGGATTACTTATCCCACCTCCCGGAGAGTCTCAACACCTTCGCCTGGTTCTACGACGATGTCGGTATCCCCACCGATTACCGCCACATGGAAGGCTTCGGCGTCCACACTTTCACCATGATCAACAAGGAAGGCAAG GCCAGCTATGTTAAATTCCACTGGAAACCCACCTGTGGCGTCAAATGTCTGCTGGAAGAGGAGGCAATTAGGATCGGCGGCGAAAATCACAGCCACGCCACCCAGGATTTGTACGAGTCCATCGCCGCCGGGAATTACCCGGAGTGGAAGCTTTATATCCAAGTGATGGACCCGGATCACGAGGACCGGTTCGATTTTGACCCGCTGGACACGACCAAGATCTGGCCGGAAGAGTTGATTCCTCTGCAGCCGGTGGGGAGAATGGTGTTGAACAAGAATATTGATAACTTTTTCGCGGAGAATGAGATGTTGGCGATGGACCCGGCGCATATTGTCCCCGGAATATACTTCTCCGATGATAAGATGCTCCAGGCTCGAGTGTTTGCCTACGCCGACACTCACCGCCACCGCCTCGGCCCCAACTATATGCTGCTTCCCGTTAATGCCCCCAAGTGCGCTTATCACAACAATAGCTATGATGGTTACATGAACTTTGTCCATAGGGATGAAGAG GTTGATTACTTTCCCTCGAAGTTTGATAACACACGTAACGCTGAGAGGTTCCCAACTCCGTTACGTATCGTGACGGGGCGACGTGATAAG TGTGTTATTGAGAAGGAGAACAACTTCAAGCAACCTGGAGATAGATACAGATCCTGGGCTCCAGACAG GCAAGATAGATTCATCAACCGATGGGTCAAGGCCTTGTCTGAGCCCCGAGTCACCCATGAAATTCGCAGCACCTGGATTTCATACCTCACTCAG GCTGATAGGTCTCTTGGACAGAAGGTGGCTTCCCGTCTGAACATAAGACCGACGATGTAA
- the LOC116031602 gene encoding U-box domain-containing protein 15, which translates to MEEENVTTQTTPEEAKLLVQEIIGLIEQAKSFESYRVSQKKECETLVWRLKQLLPLLLEVREVETTIPDPGSRCLMTMKKAAKASKKLLKTCHGDSRIYLALENGAILGKFHDVYDKLNHALSEMPYAELGISDQVKQQMDEILMQLKKVKGRTDTQDMELVMDLLVSVYNKDGRNADSASIERLAHKLGLQTLEELNRETILVRKLVKDKKGQLKPEAMQQIIDLLNKFKRAAGLPEEPEFQDSDFVMTKSQEKAASVVIPNEFLCPITLEIMSDPVIISTGQTYERESIQRWLDSNHKTCPKTGQALANLLLAPNIALKNLIQQWSEIHNFPLPKKDPPANADTHINKDSSDLQTLVHNLSSNLLEEQRKAVEKIRLLSKGSSENRISIASCGAIPPLVQLLSYPDSRIQEHAVTALLNLSLDESNKKLISRENPISAIIEVLQKGTVGARENSAAALFSLSMLDENKVEIGSRNGIPPLIDLLKGGTIRGKKDAITALFNICLNQANKTRAIEGGIIEPLLKFLMDKKLDIVDEILSILLIFASHPTGRQEMGQLKFVETLVNLVQDGTPKNKECAAAVLLELGSHNSNLMLAALQFGVYNPLVEVAQSGTDRAQRKAKSILQLMSKAEQIP; encoded by the exons ATGGAGGAGGAGAATGTGACAACCCAAACAACCCCAGAGGAGGCAAAATTACTGGTTCAAGAGATCATAGGGCTGATAGAACAGGCCAAGTCTTTTGAGAGTTACAGGGTGAGTCAAAAAAAAGAATGTGAGACTCTTGTGTGGAGGTTGAAACAGTTATTGCCGTTATTGTTGGAGGTTAGGGAGGTCGAAACCACGATCCCCGACCCGGGCTCTCGATGTCTGATGACAATGAAGAAGGCCGCAAAGGCCTCCAAGAAGCTGCTGAAAACTTGCCATGGTGACAGCAGAATCTACCTG gCACTGGAAAATGGGGCCATCTTGGGGAAATTCCATGATGTTTATGACAAACTAAACCATGCCTTGTCTGAAATGCCTTATGCTGAACTTGGGATTTCAGACCAAGTGAAACAACAG ATGGACGAGATACTAATGCAACTCAAAAAAGTGAAGGGGAGGACCGACACGCAAGACATGGAGCTAGTGATGGATTTATTGGTGTCGGTGTACAATAAAGATGGTAGAAATGCAGACAGCGCGAGCATAGAGAGGCTGGCGCATAAGCTGGGATTGCAGACACTGGAAGAGCTAAATCGCGAGACGATTTTAGTGAGAAAACTGGTTAAGGACAAGAAGGGGCAGCTCAAACCCGAGGCAATGCAGCAAATCATTGACCTCCTAAACAAGTTCAAACGAGCCGCGGGGCTGCCAGAAGAACCTGAATTCCAAGACAGTGATTTTGTCATGACAAAGTCCCAGGAAAAGGCCGCTTCTGTTGTCATTCCTAACGAGTTCCTTTGCCCTATCACACTTGAGATCATGTCAGACCCCGTTATTATTTCAACAGGACAG ACATATGAAAGGGAAAGTATACAACGATGGTTGGATTCAAACCACAAGACATGTCCGAAAACCGGGCAGGCATTGGCAAACTTACTACTAGCACCAAACATTGCCCTCAAGAACCTAATCCAACAATGGAGTGAGATCCACAACTTCCCACTCCCTAAGAAAGACCCGCCTGCAAATGCCGACACTCACATCAACAAAGATTCCTCGGACCTCCAAACACTAGTCCACAACCTCTCCTCCAACCTCCTGGAAGAACAACGAAAAGCAGTTGAAAAGATTCGCCTCCTCTCCAAGGGAAGCTCAGAAAACAGAATCTCAATCGCTAGCTGCGGCGCAATCCCCCCTCTCGTCCAATTGCTATCCTACCCGGATTCCAGAATCCAAGAACACGCCGTCACGGCACTGCTAAACCTCTCCTTGGACGAATCAAACAAGAAACTGATATCCCGAGAGAATCCAATTTCCGCCATTATTGAAGTTCTTCAAAAAGGGACGGTCGGCGCCAGGGAAAACTCCGCCGCCGCGCTGTTCAGCCTGTCAATGCTGGACGAAAACAAGGTGGAAATCGGGTCCCGTAATGGAATCCCGCCATTGATAGACCTCCTAAAAGGCGGGACTATCCGGGGCAAAAAAGACGCCATTACAGCGCTCTTTAACATCTGTCTCAACCAAGCCAACAAAACCAGGGCAATCGAGGGCGGAATCATAGAACCTCTCCTTAAATTCCTGATGGACAAGAAACTCGACATTGTCGACGAAATTCTCTCCATTCTGCTCATCTTTGCTTCCCACCCGACAGGGAGACAGGAAATGGGACAACTGAAGTTTGTCGAAACGCTGGTCAACCTCGTACAGGATGGGACCCCGAAGAATAAGGAATGCGCGGCGGCGGTTCTGCTCGAACTGGGATCGCACAATTCTAATCTCATGCTGGCGGCGCTGCAGTTCGGGGTGTATAATCCGCTGGTGGAAGTGGCGCAGAGTGGCACTGATAGAGCCCAGAGGAAGGCCAAATCTATACTGCAGCTCATGAGCAAGGCTGAACAGATTCCTTGA